One window of Nicotiana tomentosiformis chromosome 11, ASM39032v3, whole genome shotgun sequence genomic DNA carries:
- the LOC104091445 gene encoding topless-related protein 4-like isoform X2, whose translation MSSLSRELVFLILQFLDEEKFKDAVHKLEQESGFFFNMRYFDEMVANGEWDEVEKYLSGFTKVDDNRYSMKIFFEIRKQKYLEALDRNDRPKAVDILIKDLKVFSAFNEDLFKEITQLLTLDNFRDNEQLSKYGDTKSARSIMLLELKKLIEANPLFRDKLNFPTLKNARLRTLINQSLNWQHQLCKSPKPNPDIKTLFVDHSCGPSQPNGARAPSPVTHPLMGGVPKPGVFPPLGAHGVNPFQQAPGPLPNALAGWMTNPPQVSHPSASAGPIGFTTPNNAAAMLKRPRTPTNNPTVDYQTADSEHMLKRSRPFGVSDEVNNMPINILPGGYSGQSHAQSSYSSDDLPKASVMTLNQGSAVKSMDFHPAQQILLLVGTGTGEIMIWELGGRERISHRSFKVWDLGQCSVALQASLASEYSASVNRVMWSPDGTLFGVAYSKHIVHIYSYHGGDDLRNHLEIEAHSGSVNDLAFSYPNKQICIVTCGDDRLIKVWDAVSGAKQYTFEGHEAPVYSICPHHKENIQFIFSTAIDGKIKAWLYDNMGSRVDYDAPGHSSTTMAYSADGTRLFSCGTNKEGESYLVEWNESEGAVKRTFMGLGKRAGGVVQFDTTKNRFLAAGDEFMIKFWDMDSINMLTSTEAEGGIPASPCLRFNKEGILLAVSTSDNGIKILANADGLRLLRSMENRQFDASRVASASVVKPPTMGSFGPPSTSVAASFVDRGVPMTSMVSMNGENRNLADVRPRAAEETVDKSRIWKPTEINEPSQCRSLKLPDSLTATRISRLIYTNSGLAILALASNAVHKLWKWPRNERNPTGKANASIVPQLWQPSNGTLMTNDITDTNPEDAVPCFALSKNDSYVMSASGGKISLFNMMTFKTMTTFMPAPPAATFLAFHPQDNNVIAIGMDDSSIQIYNVRVDEVKTKLKGHQKRITGLAFSHSLNVLISAGADSQLCVWSTDAWEKQTSKYLQIPAGRAAAPQADTRVQFHQDQTQLLVVHETQIAIFEASKLECLKQWVPREASGPITHATYSCDSQSIFVSFEDASVGVLSASTLRWRCRINPTSYLPSNPSSRMHPLVIAAHPSDPNQFALGLSDGAVIVLEPLESEGKWGTLPPAENGAGPSTSGAANSDQPQR comes from the exons ATGTCTTCGCTGAGCAGAGAGCTGGTGTTTTTGATACTTCAGTTCCTTGATGAGGAGAAATTCAAAGATGCTGTTCACAA ATTGGAGCAAGAATCAGGGTTTTTCTTTAACATGAGGTATTTTGACGAAATGGTGGCGAATGGAGAATGGGATGAAGTGGAGAAGTACTTATCGGGTTTCACCAAGGTTGACGATAATAGATACTCCATGAAAATATTCTTCGAGATTCGAAAGCAAAAGTACCTAGAAGCCCTAGATAG GAACGACCGTCCTAAAGCTGTTGATATCCTAATTAAGGACTTGAAGGTGTTTTCGGCTTTTAATGAAGACCTTTTCAAAGAAATTACGCAACTTTTGACTCTTGACAACTTTAG GGATAACGAGCAATTATCTAAATATGGAGATACTAAGTCTGCTAGGAGTATAATGCTTCTGGAACTCAAAAAATTGATAGAAGCAAATCCCCTGTTTCGTGATAAGCTGAACTTTCCCACCTTGAAGAACGCAAGGCTGCGAACATTAATCAACCAGAG TTTGAACTGGCAGCATCAGCTTTGTAAGAGCCCGAAGCCTAATCCTGACATAAAGACCTTATTTGTGGACCATTCTTGCGGTCCGTCACAGCCAAATGGTGCACGGGCTCCATCCCCTGTAACTCATCCACTCATGGGAGGTGTTCCAAAGCCCGGGGTTTTTCCACCTCTTGGTGCTCATGGTGTAAAT CCTTTTCAGCAAGCACCTGGTCCTCTGCCAAATGCTCTTGCTGGGTGGATGACTAATCCTCCTCAAGTTTCTCATCCTTCTGCTTCTGCTGGACCAATAGGTTTTACCACTCCAAATAATGCAG CAGCTATGCTAAAGCGTCCTAGGACTCCTACGAATAACCCAACAGTGGACTATCAAACAGCTGACTCGGAGCACATGTTAAAGAGATCAAGACCTTTTGGTGTATCAGATGAA GTAAATAATATGCCTATCAATATTTTGCCTGGTGGGTACTCTGGCCAAAGCCATGCACAAAGTTCGTATTCATCAGATGATTTGCCCAAGGCTTCTGTCATGACTCTAAATCAGGGTTCAGCAGTCAAGAGCATGGATTTCCATCCGGCGCAGCAAATTCTGCTTCTTG TTGGTACTGGCACAGGAGAGATTATGATTTGGGAATTGGGTGGTAGGGAGAGGATTTCTCATAGAAGTTTCAAGGTTTGGGATCTTGGGCAATGCTCAGTGGCTTTACAG GCATCTTTGGCAAGTGAGTACTCTGCATCAGTTAATCGTGTAATGTGGAGTCCTGATGGCACTCTGTTTG GTGTTGCATACTCTAAGCACATTGTGCACATCTACTCCTATCACGGTGGCGATGATCTTAGAAACCACCTTGAG ATTGAGGCTCATTCAGGAAGCGTCAATGATCTTGCTTTTTCCTATCCTAACAAACAGATTTGTATTGTTACCTGTGGAGATGACAGGCTTATTAAG GTATGGGATGCGGTGTCAGGGGCTAAGCAATATACATTTGAGGGCCATGAGGCACCAGTCTATTCAATATGTCCACATCACAAAGAAAATATTCAG TTTATCTTCTCAACTGCAATTGACGGGAAAATAAAGGCATGGTTGTACGATAACATGGGTTCGAGAGTTGACTATGATGCACCAGGTCATTCATCAACCACAATGGCTTATAGTGCCGACGGAACAAG GTTATTCTCATGTGGGACtaataaagaaggagagtcataTCTTGTTGAATGGAATGAAAGTGAAGGAGCTGTAAAGCGTACATTTATGGGTCTAGGGAAGCGTGCTGGCGGGGTGGTGCAATTTGACactactaaaaatagatttttggcAGCTGGTGATGAGTTCATGATAAAATTTTGGGACATGGACAGTATAAACATGCTGACAAGTACTGAAGCTGAGGGTGGCATACCG GCTTCTCCTTGCCTCCGATTTAACAAGGAAGGAATATTGTTGGCTGTTTCGACAAGTGACAATGGGATAAAAATTTTAGCAAATGCAGATGGTCTTAGGCTTTTAAGATCCATGGAAAATCGCCAATTTGATGCTTCTAGAGTAGCCTCTGCTTCTGTGGTGAAG CCCCCCACAATGGGAAGTTTTGGGCCTCCTAGCACTTCTGTTGCCGCAAGCTTTGTAGATCGAGGAGTGCCAATGACATCCATGGTTTCCATG AATGGTGAAAATCGCAACTTAGCTGATGTAAGGCCAAGAGCTGCAGAAGAGACTGTTGATAAATCTAGAATCTGGAAACCGACTGAAATTAATGAACCATCGCAGTGCAGATCCTTGAAGCTTCCAGACAGTTTAACAGCGACCAGG ATTTCAAGGTTAATATATACAAATTCAGGATTAGCTATACTTGCATTAGCTTCCAATGCTGTGCACAAACTTTGGAAATGGCCCAGAAATGAGCGAAACCCGACAGGGAAG GCTAATGCAAGTATTGTTCCACAACTTTGGCAACCTTCAAATGGGACGCTGATGACAAATGATATTACTGACACAAATCCTGAAGACGCTGTTCCATGTTTTGCTCTCTCAAAGAACGACTCTTATGTGATGTCAGCTTCTGGAGGGAAAATATCATTGTTTAATATGATGACATTTAAG ACTATGACAACATTTATGCCTGCTCCACCTGCGGCAACCTTTTTGGCTTTTCATCCTCAAGATAATAATGTTATTGCCATAGGCATGGATGACTCCTCTATCCAAATATACAATGTCCGGGTTGACGAG GTAAAGACAAAGCTCAAAGGACATCAGAAAAGAATAACTGGGCTCGCTTTTTCGCATTCTCTCAATGTGCTTATATCTGCAGGAGCAGATTCTCag CTGTGCGTTTGGAGCACTGATGCTTGGGAGAAGCAAACAAGCAAATACTTGCAGATTCCTGCTGGGAGAGCAGCTGCTCCTCAAGCAGATACTCGTGTACAATTTCACCAGGACCAGACACAATTGTTGGTAGTACATGAAACGCAGATAGCCATATTTGAAGCTTCTAAACTGGAGTGCCTCAAACAG TGGGTCCCTAGAGAAGCGAGTGGTCCAATTACACATGCAACATATTCTTGTGATAGCCAGTCTATATTTGTTAGTTTTGAAGATGCAAGTGTAGGTGTTCTCAGTGCGTCAACATTGCGATGGAGATGTCGGATCAATCCTACTTCCTACCTTCCCAGCAATCCAAG TTCAAGGATGCATCCACTTGTTATTGCTGCACATCCATCTGATCCTAATCAGTTTGCATTGGGACTAAGCGACGGTGCTGTTATTGTACTTGAGCCGCTTGAGTCTGAAGGCAAATGGGGAACCTTGCCACCAGCTGAAAATGGTGCTGGGCCAAGCACTTCAGGTGCTGCAAATTCAGATCAACCGCAGAGGTAG